In Kordia antarctica, the following proteins share a genomic window:
- a CDS encoding phosphatase PAP2 family protein, which translates to MIDQLINYDKELFLFLNGLGTPTWDGFWMFITDKYYAIPLYAFLLILILKTHNKKEIFFTLVLVALLITITDQTANLFKKTLFLRLRPCHTADLIDHMRLVKTTLINGKLEPYCGGQFGYFSGHASNAMALATFIGLVLRKHFKYIVFILLFWAACVGYSRIYIGVHFPGDVLTGMIFGGIYGGIIFKLQQFLIRKYA; encoded by the coding sequence ATGATCGATCAACTCATAAATTACGACAAAGAATTATTTTTATTCTTAAATGGACTCGGAACGCCAACTTGGGACGGTTTTTGGATGTTTATCACGGATAAATACTACGCAATTCCGTTGTATGCTTTTTTGTTGATTCTCATCTTAAAAACACACAATAAGAAAGAAATATTCTTTACACTTGTATTGGTAGCATTATTAATTACAATTACCGATCAAACCGCAAATCTATTCAAAAAAACACTCTTTTTACGTCTAAGACCTTGTCACACAGCTGATTTAATAGATCACATGCGATTGGTGAAAACGACTTTAATAAATGGTAAATTAGAACCTTATTGTGGCGGACAATTTGGATATTTTTCAGGTCATGCTTCCAACGCAATGGCTTTAGCTACATTTATTGGCTTGGTTTTACGTAAACACTTCAAATACATCGTATTCATACTTTTATTTTGGGCTGCATGTGTTGGTTATAGCCGAATTTACATTGGCGTACATTTTCCTGGAGATGTACTCACAGGAATGATTTTTGGTGGAATTTATGGCGGAATTATCTTTAAATTACAACAGTTTTTGATT